A genome region from Nocardia sp. NBC_01730 includes the following:
- a CDS encoding ABC transporter family substrate-binding protein — MRIRTSRGRTRSRAVRLAVPVVAFGLVVAGCGSDGADAAEGLSDTLGATSDINPRNPDEVREGGNLRLTTTTFPANWNTLSNDGNDGEIADIERPLVPRAFRTDAAGQLAVDTDYFTDVQLTSTDPQQVTYAINPKAVWSDGTPITWEDIRSQANALSGADKRFLIAITSGFDRVDKVERGVDDRQAIITFKQHYAEWRGQFAGNMSLFPKSVTADPEAFNHSLVDSMGPTAGPFVVKSTDRAQGRIVLGRNPKWWGDKPKLDTITYSVLDHAAWVGALQNNELDAVRLATIDDVKTVRATSGLAIRRAPGNRWRHITFNGAPGSILADPKLRVAISKAIDRQGIATATQNGLVENPKPLNNHVFLQGQEGYRDNSPGYDPASAARELDALGWKLNGDVREKAGRKLVIRDVMYNDPTWVQIAQIIQQNLAGIGVGLVIDTKPGAGYFTDVIQPGDFDAAQFVFMGDAFPLSSIPQIYGYHPDDLQGNYGRIGSPELNALIDRTLSELDPAQAIDLANQVDRAVFEEGHSLPLTQSEGNVGVRADIANYGSPGLASYDYTKIGFLK, encoded by the coding sequence ATGCGGATCCGAACGAGCCGCGGCCGCACCCGATCACGCGCGGTGCGCTTGGCGGTCCCCGTCGTCGCATTCGGGCTGGTGGTCGCGGGCTGTGGCTCGGATGGCGCTGATGCGGCCGAGGGCCTTTCCGACACGCTCGGCGCCACCAGTGACATCAATCCCCGGAACCCGGACGAGGTGCGCGAGGGCGGCAACCTGCGGCTGACCACCACCACATTCCCGGCGAACTGGAACACGCTGTCCAACGACGGGAACGACGGCGAGATCGCCGATATCGAGCGGCCTTTGGTTCCCCGCGCGTTCCGTACCGATGCCGCAGGGCAGCTGGCCGTCGACACCGACTACTTCACCGACGTCCAGCTGACCAGCACCGACCCGCAGCAAGTCACCTACGCCATCAACCCGAAGGCCGTGTGGTCCGACGGGACCCCGATCACCTGGGAGGACATCCGCTCCCAGGCCAACGCGCTCAGCGGCGCCGACAAGCGCTTTCTGATCGCCATCACCAGCGGCTTCGACCGGGTCGACAAAGTCGAGCGCGGCGTCGACGACCGGCAGGCGATCATCACGTTCAAGCAGCACTACGCGGAATGGCGCGGGCAGTTCGCCGGAAACATGTCGCTGTTCCCCAAGTCGGTGACCGCCGACCCCGAGGCGTTCAACCACAGCCTGGTCGACAGTATGGGTCCGACCGCGGGCCCGTTCGTGGTCAAGTCCACCGATCGGGCACAGGGACGAATCGTGCTGGGCCGCAACCCGAAGTGGTGGGGCGACAAGCCGAAGCTCGACACCATCACCTACAGCGTGCTCGATCACGCGGCGTGGGTGGGCGCGCTGCAGAATAACGAACTCGACGCGGTGCGTCTGGCTACGATCGACGACGTGAAGACCGTCCGCGCCACCTCGGGACTGGCCATTCGCCGGGCACCGGGTAATCGCTGGCGGCACATCACATTCAACGGCGCCCCCGGCTCCATCCTCGCCGATCCGAAACTGCGTGTGGCGATCTCGAAGGCCATCGACCGCCAAGGCATCGCAACCGCCACCCAGAACGGACTGGTGGAGAACCCGAAGCCGCTGAACAATCACGTCTTCCTGCAGGGACAGGAGGGCTACCGCGACAACAGCCCCGGCTACGACCCGGCCTCGGCGGCGCGCGAACTCGACGCACTCGGCTGGAAACTCAACGGAGACGTCCGGGAGAAAGCCGGCCGCAAGCTGGTCATCCGTGACGTCATGTACAACGACCCGACCTGGGTGCAGATCGCGCAGATCATCCAACAGAACCTGGCCGGGATCGGGGTCGGCCTGGTGATCGACACCAAGCCGGGCGCAGGCTACTTCACCGATGTCATCCAGCCCGGCGACTTCGACGCCGCCCAGTTCGTCTTCATGGGCGACGCGTTCCCCCTGAGCAGCATCCCGCAGATCTACGGCTACCACCCCGACGACCTACAGGGCAATTACGGCCGCATCGGCTCGCCCGAACTGAACGCTTTGATCGACCGCACCCTCTCCGAACTGGACCCGGCGCAGGCCATCGACCTGGCCAACCAGGTAGACCGGGCGGTCTTCGAGGAAGGTCACTCGCTGCCGCTGACCCAGTCCGAAGGAAACGTCGGCGTCCGCGCCGACATCGCCAACTACGGGTCCCCCGGGCTCGCGTCCTACGACTACACCAAGATCGGTTTCCTGAAGTAG
- a CDS encoding ABC transporter ATP-binding protein: MTGAGATEKVAVEKSSTTPLLEITDLRVSFPSEEGPTDAVRGVTYSVSDGEVLAVVGESGSGKSVSSLAVMGLLPEQARVNGSIRFRGRELLGLGDRQLSKLRGSAISMVFQDPLSALTPVYRVGDQIAEALLAHGAVGKAEAAKRAVELLDLVGIPDPEMRAKAFPHEFSGGQRQRVVIAMAIANDPALIICDEPTTALDVTVQKQILNLLRKARDITGAGVIMITHDMGIAATLADRVAVMYAGKIVETATTAELFSAPRMPYTVGLLGSIPRMDGPPRRPLIPIVGAPPAMHALPPGCSFAPRCPIAIDDCLAAEPPLEKTDPGHAAACVRTAEVGTDALFEAYRSEISEPEAEAEVESQVVLRVSDLVKTFPITSGVVLRRRKGEIRAIDGISFEVRAGRTLALVGESGSGKSTTLTQILDLIRPQAGAIEIMGSDVATMSKARRREIRRRMQIVFQDPTASLDPRLPIFDAIAEPLRIDGRPRTEIARRVPQLLEQVGLRSEHADRYPADFSGGQKQRISIARALALDPELLVLDEPVSSLDVSIQAGVLNLLRDLQTERALSYLFVSHDLSVVRNLAHDIAVMYRGRIVEYGTAEQIFAEPKHEYTRALIDAVPVPAVSR, from the coding sequence ATGACGGGCGCAGGCGCAACCGAGAAGGTCGCGGTCGAGAAGAGCTCGACGACACCGCTACTGGAGATCACCGACCTTCGCGTCTCCTTCCCCAGCGAGGAGGGCCCGACCGACGCGGTCCGCGGCGTCACCTATAGCGTGTCCGACGGCGAGGTACTGGCCGTCGTCGGCGAATCCGGTTCGGGTAAGTCGGTGTCCTCGCTGGCGGTGATGGGCCTGCTACCTGAGCAGGCTCGAGTGAACGGCTCCATCCGGTTCCGGGGGCGTGAGCTGCTCGGGCTCGGCGACCGCCAATTGTCCAAGCTGCGTGGCAGTGCCATCAGCATGGTGTTCCAGGACCCGCTGTCCGCGCTCACTCCGGTCTACCGGGTGGGAGATCAGATCGCGGAAGCTCTGCTGGCGCACGGTGCTGTGGGCAAGGCCGAGGCCGCGAAGCGCGCGGTGGAGCTGCTCGACCTGGTCGGCATCCCCGACCCGGAGATGCGGGCCAAGGCATTCCCACACGAGTTCTCCGGCGGCCAGCGCCAGCGCGTGGTCATCGCCATGGCGATCGCCAATGATCCGGCGCTGATCATCTGCGACGAGCCGACCACCGCGCTCGACGTGACGGTGCAGAAGCAGATCCTGAACCTGCTGCGCAAGGCGCGCGACATCACCGGCGCGGGCGTCATCATGATCACCCACGACATGGGTATCGCCGCCACCCTCGCCGACCGCGTCGCGGTGATGTACGCGGGCAAGATCGTCGAAACCGCCACCACCGCAGAATTGTTCAGCGCACCACGGATGCCGTACACCGTGGGGCTGCTCGGTTCGATCCCACGCATGGACGGTCCCCCGCGCCGACCGCTGATCCCGATCGTCGGCGCGCCGCCCGCTATGCACGCGCTACCGCCGGGCTGCTCGTTCGCACCGCGCTGCCCGATCGCGATCGACGACTGCCTGGCCGCCGAACCGCCGCTGGAGAAGACCGACCCCGGGCATGCCGCCGCTTGCGTCCGCACCGCCGAGGTCGGCACGGACGCGCTGTTCGAGGCCTACCGTAGTGAGATCTCCGAGCCGGAGGCCGAGGCGGAAGTCGAATCGCAGGTGGTGCTGCGGGTCTCCGACCTGGTGAAGACCTTCCCGATCACCTCGGGCGTGGTGCTGCGCCGCCGCAAGGGTGAGATCAGGGCGATCGACGGCATCAGCTTCGAAGTGCGGGCCGGTCGCACGCTGGCGCTGGTGGGTGAGTCCGGCTCCGGCAAATCCACGACACTCACCCAGATTCTCGATCTGATCCGTCCACAGGCCGGGGCCATCGAGATCATGGGCAGCGATGTCGCGACGATGAGCAAGGCGCGCAGGCGCGAGATCCGCAGGAGGATGCAGATCGTCTTCCAGGACCCCACCGCCTCGCTGGACCCGCGCCTGCCGATCTTCGACGCCATCGCCGAACCGTTGCGCATCGACGGGCGTCCACGCACCGAAATCGCCCGCCGGGTACCGCAATTGCTCGAACAAGTCGGCCTGCGTTCCGAACATGCCGACCGCTACCCCGCGGACTTCTCCGGTGGTCAGAAGCAGCGCATCAGCATCGCCCGCGCCCTCGCGCTGGATCCGGAGCTGCTCGTCTTGGACGAGCCGGTGTCCTCGCTGGACGTGTCGATCCAGGCCGGCGTGCTGAACCTGTTGCGCGACTTGCAAACCGAGCGAGCGTTGTCGTACCTGTTCGTCTCACACGACCTGTCTGTGGTGCGCAACCTCGCGCACGACATCGCGGTCATGTACCGCGGCAGGATCGTCGAATACGGCACCGCGGAGCAGATCTTCGCGGAGCCGAAGCACGAGTACACGCGGGCGCTGATCGACGCCGTGCCGGTCCCGGCCGTCAGCCGTTAG
- a CDS encoding ABC transporter permease → MTEAEIIVQGAPKVTATGRRKLVWRRFLRNKSAVAGALILIALFVASFALPPFLAYDYQQLDYTALLKPPSPEHPFGTTQIGQDVLAQTLRGMQKSLVIGVCVALFSTSIAATAGSVAGLLGGWTDRAIMWLVDLLLVVPSFIIIALFAPRTKGSGSILLLIVLLACFGWMISARIVRGLTLSLRDREFVRAARYMGAPTRTVILSHIIPNIASILIIDTTLTVGSAIMAETGLSFLGFGVQPPDVSLGSLIAAGTKSALTYPWLFLFAGGLLIVTVLCANLVGDGLRDAFDPGAKRARSKKKAHA, encoded by the coding sequence ATGACAGAAGCCGAAATCATCGTCCAAGGTGCGCCCAAGGTCACCGCGACCGGGCGGCGCAAGCTGGTCTGGCGGCGTTTCCTGCGCAACAAGTCCGCCGTCGCCGGCGCGTTGATACTGATCGCGCTGTTCGTCGCGAGCTTCGCGCTCCCGCCGTTCCTTGCCTACGACTACCAACAGTTGGACTACACCGCGCTGCTCAAACCGCCGAGTCCCGAGCACCCCTTCGGCACCACCCAGATCGGCCAGGACGTGCTCGCGCAGACCTTGCGTGGGATGCAGAAGTCGTTGGTCATCGGCGTCTGCGTCGCTCTGTTCTCCACCTCCATCGCGGCAACCGCCGGCTCGGTGGCCGGGCTGCTCGGCGGCTGGACCGACCGCGCCATCATGTGGCTGGTCGACCTGCTGCTCGTGGTACCGAGCTTCATCATCATCGCGCTATTCGCGCCGCGCACCAAGGGCAGCGGATCCATCCTGCTGCTGATCGTCCTGCTGGCCTGCTTCGGCTGGATGATTTCCGCGCGCATCGTGCGTGGGCTGACGCTCAGCCTGCGTGACCGCGAATTCGTCAGGGCCGCACGGTATATGGGCGCACCGACCCGAACGGTGATCCTCAGCCACATCATCCCGAACATCGCCTCGATCCTGATCATCGACACCACGCTCACCGTCGGCTCGGCGATCATGGCCGAAACCGGGCTGAGCTTCCTCGGTTTCGGTGTGCAGCCGCCGGATGTGTCGCTCGGCTCGCTGATCGCGGCGGGCACCAAGTCGGCGCTGACCTACCCGTGGCTGTTCCTGTTCGCGGGTGGTCTGCTGATCGTCACGGTGCTGTGCGCGAACCTGGTCGGCGACGGCCTGCGCGACGCGTTCGATCCCGGCGCGAAGCGGGCTCGATCGAAGAAGAAGGCGCACGCATGA